Proteins found in one Bacillota bacterium genomic segment:
- the gcvH gene encoding glycine cleavage system protein GcvH, with amino-acid sequence MEVPQDLRYSREHEWVRLEEGGKARIGVTDYAQSQLGDVVYVELPEVGRHLKAGESLGVVESVKSVSDVYSPLSGTVLEVNGALSDSPEKVNQEPYGEGWMVRLEPDDPSEAEALLDADGYRALVEAEGGA; translated from the coding sequence GTGGAGGTTCCGCAGGATTTGCGCTACAGCCGCGAGCACGAGTGGGTCCGGCTCGAGGAGGGCGGCAAGGCGCGCATCGGCGTCACCGACTACGCGCAGTCCCAGCTGGGAGACGTGGTCTACGTCGAGCTGCCGGAGGTGGGCCGCCACCTGAAGGCGGGCGAGTCCCTGGGCGTGGTCGAGTCGGTCAAGTCGGTCTCCGACGTGTACAGCCCCCTCTCCGGCACCGTGCTGGAGGTGAACGGCGCGCTGAGCGACAGTCCGGAGAAGGTGAACCAGGAGCCGTACGGGGAGGGGTGGATGGTCCGGCTGGAGCCGGACGATCCGTCCGAGGCGGAGGCGCTTCTGGACGCGGACGGCTACCGGGCGCTGGTCGAGGCGGAGGGCGGGGCATGA
- a CDS encoding dienelactone hydrolase family protein — protein MVAVDFGPVLDALPEPTENALNREVESMIVEPQVSGRETEAPRRPGAPEGTPLPVWYVPPAPSDAGGGGKAPGLLVIQEAFGVNDHIRDVCLRFARLGYAVVSPDLYWRDGRWLRLGYDDFASARPLMARLTEEAVLADLETALDFLAAQPEVDAERLGAVGYCMGGRLTWLLASRRPGRLRVAAVYYGGGIVPGLLPESGPAGLPREMPPLIGFFGGRDRSIPEAHVRRIDQVLEEAGVAHAIYFYPEAEHGFFCDQRPSFSARAAEDAWYRTRLWFGRHLPPAGAAARPW, from the coding sequence GTGGTCGCCGTCGATTTCGGCCCGGTGCTCGACGCGCTGCCGGAGCCCACCGAGAATGCACTCAACAGGGAGGTGGAGAGCATGATCGTGGAACCTCAGGTCTCGGGGCGGGAGACCGAGGCGCCCCGCAGGCCGGGTGCGCCGGAGGGCACGCCGCTTCCGGTCTGGTACGTCCCGCCCGCCCCGTCGGACGCGGGCGGCGGGGGCAAGGCCCCCGGCCTCCTCGTCATCCAGGAGGCCTTCGGCGTCAACGACCACATCCGCGACGTCTGCCTCCGCTTCGCGCGGCTGGGCTACGCGGTGGTCTCACCCGACCTCTACTGGCGGGACGGGCGCTGGCTCCGACTGGGCTACGACGACTTCGCCTCCGCCCGCCCCCTGATGGCGCGCCTCACCGAGGAAGCGGTCCTCGCCGACCTGGAGACGGCGCTCGACTTCCTGGCCGCGCAACCGGAGGTGGACGCGGAGCGCCTGGGCGCGGTCGGCTACTGCATGGGCGGCCGCCTCACCTGGCTTCTCGCCAGCCGGCGGCCGGGCCGCCTGCGGGTCGCCGCCGTCTACTACGGCGGCGGCATCGTCCCGGGCCTGCTGCCGGAGTCGGGCCCGGCGGGCCTCCCCCGCGAGATGCCACCCCTGATCGGCTTCTTCGGCGGCCGCGACCGCTCCATCCCCGAGGCGCACGTCCGCCGCATCGACCAGGTGCTGGAGGAAGCGGGCGTCGCCCACGCCATCTACTTCTACCCGGAGGCGGAGCACGGCTTCTTCTGCGACCAGCGGCCCAGCTTCTCCGCCCGGGCGGCCGAGGACGCCTGGTACCGGACGCGGCTCTGGTTCGGGCGACACCTTCCCCCCGCGGGGGCAGCCGCCCGCCCCTGGTGA
- a CDS encoding LysE family transporter: MPSAFMTGFGFGFVVAAQVGPIWLLCARSVLRGGFAVGVAIGAGAALVDLLYAALGAAGAAQALLIPPLRMALGLLGAAVLIYLGAKSLWSAFRVRAGLEAAEEVSSPRAAFRTALVATASNPLTIASWAAIFTAASTAKVAGSPIGLIVGVGLGSFSWFFVLSTVASLIRRRIPESGLRIVDGLSGLGLVGFGLILGGRSLENR; encoded by the coding sequence ATGCCGAGTGCTTTCATGACCGGATTCGGGTTCGGCTTCGTGGTGGCCGCCCAGGTCGGCCCGATCTGGCTCCTATGCGCCCGTAGCGTCCTGCGCGGCGGGTTTGCGGTCGGCGTGGCCATCGGGGCCGGCGCCGCCCTGGTGGATCTGCTCTACGCAGCTCTCGGAGCAGCCGGTGCCGCCCAGGCTCTGCTCATCCCGCCGCTGCGAATGGCGCTGGGGCTATTGGGGGCCGCCGTGCTCATCTACCTCGGGGCGAAGAGCTTGTGGTCGGCTTTCCGGGTCCGAGCGGGTTTAGAAGCCGCCGAGGAAGTCTCTTCCCCGAGAGCGGCGTTTCGCACGGCTCTCGTGGCCACCGCTTCGAACCCCTTGACCATCGCTTCCTGGGCGGCGATTTTCACTGCGGCGTCGACGGCCAAGGTGGCCGGGTCTCCGATAGGTCTGATCGTGGGTGTCGGTCTGGGGTCCTTCTCGTGGTTCTTTGTCCTGTCAACCGTCGCGTCGCTCATCCGCCGCCGTATTCCCGAGAGCGGCTTGCGGATCGTGGACGGTCTGTCGGGTCTCGGCCTCGTCGGGTTCGGCTTGATACTCGGTGGAAGGAGTCTGGAGAATCGCTGA
- the gcvT gene encoding glycine cleavage system aminomethyltransferase GcvT, whose amino-acid sequence MHRTPLWEWERELGGRMGEFAGWSLPIQFAGIVEEHRAVRRAAGLFDVSHMGKIAVRGRQAAELLDYAATNRLAGAEVGQAVYTPFCNADGGVIDDAVIYRRGEGSFLVVVNAANTGKDFLHLRRLAERFEAEVEDETGRWGQVALQGPEAEAILEELTEAPVHSVGSYRFLDGVTVAGVSALVSRTGYTGEDGFELYADAGRIERLARALLEAGRGRGLVPAGLGARDTLRFEACLPLYGQELNEGVNPLEARLQRFVKLEKEDFLGREALLRASRQGLRRHLVGLRMVERGVARHGYEVLRDGRKAGVVTSGSYAPTLEANLALALIEGEAPAPGEHFQVVIRGRPVEAEVVKLPFYRRPKAAR is encoded by the coding sequence CTGCACCGCACGCCGCTCTGGGAATGGGAGCGGGAGCTGGGAGGCCGGATGGGCGAGTTCGCCGGCTGGTCGCTCCCCATCCAGTTCGCCGGCATCGTGGAGGAGCACCGGGCGGTCCGCCGCGCCGCCGGCCTCTTCGACGTCTCGCACATGGGCAAGATCGCCGTCCGGGGCCGCCAGGCGGCCGAGCTCCTCGACTACGCGGCCACCAACCGCCTGGCCGGGGCGGAGGTCGGCCAGGCGGTCTACACCCCGTTCTGCAACGCCGACGGGGGCGTGATCGACGACGCGGTCATCTACCGGAGGGGGGAGGGTTCCTTCCTGGTGGTGGTCAACGCGGCCAACACCGGGAAGGACTTTCTCCACCTGCGCCGGCTGGCGGAGCGGTTCGAGGCGGAGGTGGAGGACGAGACCGGCCGCTGGGGGCAGGTCGCGCTCCAGGGGCCGGAGGCGGAGGCGATCCTGGAGGAGCTGACCGAGGCGCCGGTCCACTCCGTCGGGAGCTACCGCTTCCTCGACGGCGTCACCGTCGCCGGGGTGAGCGCGCTGGTCTCCCGCACCGGCTACACCGGCGAGGACGGCTTCGAGCTCTACGCCGACGCCGGCCGGATCGAGCGGCTGGCGCGGGCGCTCCTGGAGGCGGGCCGGGGCCGCGGGCTGGTGCCGGCGGGGCTCGGCGCCCGCGACACCCTCCGCTTCGAGGCCTGCCTGCCGCTCTACGGCCAGGAGCTGAACGAGGGGGTCAACCCGCTGGAGGCGCGCCTCCAGCGCTTCGTCAAGCTGGAGAAGGAAGACTTCCTGGGGCGCGAGGCGCTGCTGCGGGCCAGCCGGCAGGGCCTCCGCCGCCACCTGGTGGGGCTCCGCATGGTGGAGCGGGGCGTCGCGCGGCACGGCTACGAGGTCCTGCGCGACGGGCGGAAGGCCGGCGTGGTCACCAGCGGCTCCTACGCGCCGACGCTGGAGGCCAACCTGGCGCTCGCCCTGATCGAAGGCGAAGCGCCCGCCCCGGGCGAACACTTCCAGGTGGTCATCCGCGGGCGCCCCGTGGAGGCCGAGGTCGTCAAGCTGCCATTCTACCGCCGCCCCAAGGCGGCGCGGTGA